The region TTCTTTTTGTACCAAAACCAAGaagacttttattaaaaaaagaaagtcttttttttctgccctATCTTGACAGGAAAATAGACATCAGTCAAAGATTAATAAAATAGGAAGCACCAGTTTATCAGTTATTAACCCAAAGTAGTTGGTTCACTTCTCAGTGAGTAAACatactgttatactgataaACATCACTTTGAGTatgagcatctgccaaattctgtaaatgtacttttaaattgTGACAAGTACACTTTAAGCAAAAGGAATGCAAGCCAGTCAGTAAAACACAACCCAACAAGGGAACACCCTGAAAATGAGTCATCCTCCCCTTGTTTAAAGCACTCAACTGTATTAGCTCGGTTTTTGCCAACTAGTTTAgtctcttattttttcatttttatgttgaCTCACTATAGCAACAGTGTTTACTGCcagttgtggtgtttttttttctgcatttgtctGATGTAGAACTCTTAACAACTAACAATCGTCGGAAGGTGGATAGTAGGCTTATGTGTTCATATAACACAGTGTGATGTGAAGTAACAAACAAGTCAACAAAAGCACGTTTAAACAACTTCCAGATCCATCCCCTGATGACGACGGAGGAGAATCCCAGACTACAGCACGCTGGTTCAATCCGAGGGCTACATGTGTTTGTAACGGGTGggggtgagtgagagtgtggtaAAGGATCAACTAATATAAGATAAAAGGAGTTGTGAAAAGAGGCgttccagaagagtgcagtgcCACGAAAGTTATGTATCTACAAGGCAACCTTCTTCCAGAACTGAAACATAGCTCGTTAATGTATGTGACAGAATTTTAACTGGGTTGTTAAAACGATACATTGCTTTTCAGTTTTCGGCGATTTCATGATTTTCTACTTTAAATCTTTCCCAGATAATTTGAAATGATCAGCCCGAAATTTAGATGTTGGACATTGTTCCTACCATTGTTGGCTTTTATTTCATCAGGAAAAGCCGGTAAGTGACTTAACATATCctagatagctaggttagcattCTCTTAGATTAGTTCAGCTAGCtaccttctttctttttctccgtCTAAACCTTGTAGCTATGATTATTAAATTATGGTTATTGAGACTCGAAAAGGGGAAGTTCTTATTTTATCTAAAATAAATAGGATCTTGTTTATGCAGATGCCTAATGTTAATTTACTACATGAATGTGCAACATTGCGCCTTGCTCATTTGTCGTCAAGGAAATTATATAGCATTTGTTACATTACAAGGGTTAATCTTAggaaatattattaaaaacgTTGGGCACCGCAAAATGTAACTTATGATAGATAGCTATTTAATGTGAACTTTTAACGCgtttgtgttactgttgtggATAGAGTGTACGAAACCTAAGCTGGAGGGCAACGTCGTCTTAACTGATGAGGCGAATCTGAAGAATGAATTCCTAGATGAATCTGATGTTACTCTTGAGTGTGCCAATGGATACGTCCTGGATCACGGATCAGATAGAATCACATGTATGGGAGGGACGTGGAGCAAACAAGAATTAATATGCAAAAGTAACTATCTGATTCTGTGCTGAATCACAAAGGTTCAACCTCAGAAGGTTTATTCAGGTTTTGTAACTGCAATTTATTTGCTCACTGGTTTGTTGTAAAtttatatgctttattttttttgctatagCTTAATGTCTACATATTTCTTTCAGAGAAAGACTGTGGTATGCCTAGACCTGTGGCCAATATGCAATATGGCATCCCTAATGGAACATTGTTTGGTGCATTCATCAAGCCATATTGtgacagagggtgtgtgttttagtaCAGTCTTTAGCATAATGTCTTGGTTCAAATTAGAACAGTGAAATATGTGGTTTTGTAACTGTCATGTTTTAACTTTTATGAACTTTCTCTTCCCAGATATGATCTTCAGGGTTCAAGCTATAGGCAATGTCTTGCAAATGGCTGGACTGGAAGGTCAATGTGTTTCTGTAAGCCAAATGCTGATCTCGGTATATTTTACTTTTCGAGGTGAATTAGCATTGCTGACTGGGACTGGGGCCTCATAACTGTCATCAATGAcattatatttctttttttttttttttttttttttgtagtgaaAAAATGTGCCAAGCCTACCGAGATTCATAATGGTATGATAATCAACCATTCAAACAAGGAATTGCCAGATTTTCAAGATGTTATTCAATACTCCTGTCATGAAAACTATATTCTTGAAGGCAACAGTTCCATTGTTTGCCAGGAAAATGGTGAATATAGCTCCCCACCACCCCAGTGCAGAGGTAAGAATGCATACCAAATTGATTTTCATGATTTTACATTCCTATTTAGGAATTACAAATGTTGCATAATATGTAGACAACAGTTTGTGAATTCTGATGTAGGCACACTGATTCTAGTTGGGTAGAATATTTTCTATCTTCAGAAAAATAATCCACATTAGTCTGTTAGTTGAACTGGTTTAACTTTTCTTACTCTAAGACTTGTATCTCTGTATACAGCAAAATAATGCACAGCAAAAGTGAAAGTTCTGAACATTGTTTGACACATCTTAACCTTTAATTCAACCTTGCTGATTATATTGAAGGTGGTTGCATTCATTTCTGGTTGTGGTAAGTATTTTCAGGACTGCTTTTCTAACTGAAGTTTCAGCCATTGTTACTGCTTCAGTTTGGTGGGGATTTCCCGTGTTTACATAAAAGTAAGGTCACGTCTCAGTGTCTGCCAGAACCTGATTAGATGGCTCCCGGTGGCCGAGTGTGAAAGCACTAGCTGGTGTGATGCACATACTGTGAACTAATTAGCAGAATTGTTgtgataaaaataaagttttttagGTTTAAGGTTGGCATTATATTCAGAACTGTCATGCACATAGTGCTTGTGCAGTGCGAAACTGAAGAAAgttaaaaacagttttttaaaaaataacataaattcAGTTCAATGCCTTTAATGTGATCAGAGCTCTAGGTCTGAGTGGATGGTTCTGTGCTGAAGGTCACCTGACTGAAATCTCAACTATTACTAAAAACATTCTCTTGTTCTTCGCATGTGTGGAGATTTAGGGCAGGTTTGATCCAGTGGCCGAGCACAAGTCCCGACCACGATAAACTGATGATTGTTTCTAAGAGGCTCACTTTAGGTCTTCATCATGAATGATGCATTGCTTCCAGGTAAAAGAGAACCAGCCAGTGAGCCAACAGAATCCACCCCCAGCAACTTTTATACCAACAGCACTCTACCCAGATTAGGAAATGAATCTGGTAAGCACAGCTGCAACTTCTCCAGGTCTGTACATCAGAATTCTCTATTGAATGATGCATTGATTACAGATTTGAGGGAATTGGAGTCAACCGAATCTACACTAACTGAATCTACAACCAGCAACCTCAGCGCCATCAGTACCCCACCTGAATCACAGGGTAAAGAGATATCCTGCCAGAGTACTCTTTCAGTATCtcttttcaaatatttcttttaatCCCTTTGTGTTCTGTTCATATTTCATCTGAAAATAAACAGACTTATGAGATAATATATTCTTCTCAGGGCTTCTGTTTTTCAGTTATGCAAGTCGGTTGTCTTGGAAACAGCATGTAGTAATTTGTTGAAACCTATATTTCCCCAGGAATGGTGGAAGAAGCGTCCTTTGGTCAATTTCTAAGTGAGTCATAGTTTCTGTAATACTACAGCTTTTGTAGTTACTACTATAGCTAATTGGTAAGCAGTAAACTGTAAGTCATTttatgaaatcaaatcatagattCTCATTGAATCCATCTATTATAATTAACCTAAATGTGATTCACTGTCAGTTGGTGTTATAATTAAACTACAATGtagttcagtttatttttctctgatgcatgcctttcttttctatttaaagCAGAAGTTTTTGGGATTGTATTTGGCATTTTAATATGTGAGTAGATCCCTTTTTTCCCTCCAGTATCAAAGGTTGATCTAATTTTAGATGTTGTTCAGCTTAGGTTAGGGTAGTAGAACAACCATTCTAATTGAAGTCGATCTACCAGTTTGAATTCCAACTATACTGtatcattattataacaatACTTGCAGGCAAGTACACACACGTTTAtacagatatataatatatatatatataatatgcaattTGCTTGTGCAgccatcctgtttctctggaaaccttgtgtacttcactgcagttttgacacactcactctcacacgctctctctctgacatacatacatataagcACATCACATAAAGAAATGTGAGGGAGTAAGGCTAAGATATTGGAAAGGTTATGTGGATAAGTTATTGGACTGCAATTATAttgctgtatatatgtatattaagaCTGCTATATACCATGCTGTACATTTAAATTCCACTGGCAAACAAGAAACTACCATTCTACAGTACCGTCTTGTGTCTTTCTGGAATATCAGTTATGCAGTGGCCATAACTGTGGTAAGTTAGCTTTCAAATCACAGGGCACATACTGTAAAATATTATACATCTTTGTATGATTGTAGTATATATTAGTACatgttattaacatttaaaatgggaTTGGCCCAAACCTAGGGGGCTATTTCTTTTACCTAAAGTAATCAAAGTTATTTTAACTTGGTATCAGAATAGTAACTTTGTTAAAATAAGGATAACgtattgtcatatatcaaattCATCATGTTCATAGcagtaaaatattctaaaataacTTCACACCTGTGGTGTGAATCTTTTGTTAGAACATCCAAAAGCAGCACAGAAAGGTTCTGCAATCTTTCGATAGAACATCCAATGGCAGCACAGAAAACTACAATCAGAGATGCTGAAGGGAAATGAGACAAAGTtgaaatcttttaaaaatatttgagaaCATTTGGGGCTTGAACTCCAGAAGCTCCTCCCCTCACTGTCTGTGGTGCGGTCCTAAACCTGCTGCGTGCTACTACTTGAGCAGAGCTAAATATTATGGCACAAGCAGGAATAATCAAACTCTAACAAGCACACATGTAAAAACCAAAGGATTTTGCAAGTAATCATATAATTTCCGTACTTATTAAACCTTGTTAAACCACAAGGTTATTGGATTTTGTGCCCAGAAGGGCAAGTTTAGCCCAATTAGgaataaaacatatttagctTCTCTGGGATTTTAACCTTTTTAACCTGATTTTTGTCATTCTTTTTCAAGAAATGCGAAGCATTGCAATTATgtacttcttctttttttttttttttttttttttttttttttttaagtagaaTGCATTAAGTGAAAATAGGTAATTGTACAGAATATACAGTAATGTAGTGCTATTTTTCACAGTAGGTCCAGGCATCCTGTATGCTATTTATCGCCATCTTAAACGGAAAGGGTAAGGACATCTACCAGTCTGTGAGCATATCTAGCTACTAAAATTTTGCCTGGATGAAATTCTACTACTGACCTTCCAACCAACTGTGCTGGTCAACATCctaattctctctttctccccgtcttgtgttttctctgctttgctTGATCACTAATtcactcttctttctttctgtcctgaCTTTGGGCCATGGGTATACAATGTTTCCTGCTTGATGTGTCCAACAGAAAACTAGACATGCAAATGTTGAAGCTTTGCTGAAATCAGCCACACAATGCCATGGCCATGTTTGACTGCTTACTGGGCTTCTTAGCTTAGCAGCTAATGGTTCACAAAGCATATAAGTAAagattgttaaaaaaataaaaaataaaaaacaaaaagcccccaaaacacacaggaaatacTGGACAAAGGTTCTTGTGCAAGAGCCTTCTATGTACCCCTTTGGAATTTTGCCATTCTTGAATTTGAGGAAGTGAGgaaagtatatttttaatctttgaAGGTCTCCATGCCTATAAGCTATGGTGATTTGAGggagagggttttttttaaaaaaatctttttttgtagTTTGCATATTCCACATGTAGTCCATACTATTTTGGTGTTTACCCtaaatttctttgttttatattttgtctaaGCCTCTTCAGTATTCCTGTAGTTCAGAGTTGAGTCTATTGCTGGGACAAGTGTGCTAAGCTGCTTGATAAGGCTGTGTGGGCTGCTTTCAAATAGAAATGGTGGCTGGCTTCATATGCTTCAGAGGAAGGCCTATGATCGTCTTCACCCCCCCTTGGACCAGTGGCACTATTGTGTTACTGTAGTGAAGGGAGAAGAGgctttaataaagaaaatataaagacGTCTTAGGTTCACAAAGAACGTGGCTGGGCTGTGGAATGCTAACAACAAACATAACAAATTATGAAAACTGCTCCTTTGTGCAAAGCTGCCATTTTGGGCCCCATACTAATTTTTAAGCATATCGCATGAAAGTTATATTAATGGTtggaaaaacatggaaatggGGCAAGTGGATAATGGTTACTATATCTCATTATCTGGCAATGCTGCATAGATCATATGACACTGGAGAAGCGCTGAGGACAAAAGAAGAATTATTGCAAAAACACAGTCTCTAAATCCAGTGCCCAATCAAGGTACCTAATAGAGTCAAAAAACACAACTGTCCATCCAACTAATCAAGATTTATTCTGTTGTTCTTCTTTCAACCCTTTTAGTTTAGAATTTTGTTTCTTGGCTAAATTTAACTTCTgaaacataatttaataattgtaaATTTCTAACATCTCTCAGAAGGTTCTATTTCTAACGTCAAAattactgtattacagtaatGACCTAAAATGCCTGTTCTACATTGGTAAGGTGATCACCTAAGCCTGTGTTCTTTTGCAACCACAGGACATGTAACCAGACTGCTCCTGCCTGCTCATCTCATCATGCTTCCATGAGGACACAGTATTTCAGGAGTCGCTAATGTATAAGCATATAATCTCCCTATACTgaccaaaacattaaattacatatagatatttatttccACATGTCTGTTTTATACATGCTTTTTATAACATGACATAAAAAGATAGTAGATTTTCAGTTAGAAGGAAGCAGTTTCCTAGAGTGCTCAACTGGAATTTCCAAAATACTGCATGTGCTCTCTGGAAATCCTCCATCTTATCAAAAGACATTTCTTCAAACGGAGCTCTGGCTCTGTTTCTGTCAGTGAAGCTTTCCTTGCACGCCTAGTTAACCAGGggaaacaggaaaataaaatcagGTGGTCACCCTTTGCCCTTTGAGAAGTGGCTCTGGATCAGGCCTAAATGTAGTATTTCAGGGCAGTGTTGTGAGTACAAACTCAAATTGTTTTCCTCTGTGGCAGCTTTCACAAGCGAATAGCTGAAGTTAACATTCCCAGAAGGGCTTTTATTCCACCCCTCATGTGAACCCTGGTGGGCTGAAGTAGAGCTGCGCTTTGTGAGGTGCTGCTGATTGCAGTTGCCAGGACAATGCCAGTGTCTGATGCAGGAAACCAACGCCAGCTGCATCATTTGgcaagagaaaataaatatcttGCTAATCTAGACATTGTAGTATTCAGACAGTCCAAATGACTAAAGTACTAAGAGCAAAGATTCAGAatgtcacattcacacatctaaGTGTAAAGCTTTTCAAGTAGTCTGTAGCTAATAAGGCATTCAATGGAGTAATAATCTTATGAAATATTTTCTAATAAAACTGTTAATACAACCTGTCTTGTTCCATTGGATTATTTTAAATCCATGAGATTTTGGACATGTGGATTGAGGTTATACTCAATATCAGGCTCATTTTTGTAATTTGCCTTAGGAATAGTATTCTTGTCAATCTAGGGGATGGCCAAGTCTACTATGTTTGCTATATATCTTAAGAGGGATTGCGTGACAGTGGtaacatattaatataattatacaaTTTTTCCCAGACACAGTCATTGGGAGTATTCTCAGCTACCTTTCGAAGTTTTGCCTTTGAGCAGAAAGGACTTTTTATCTGAGCTAAAATGTTCTCCTTGGCCCATATACATAATAGTTCATTATTCCTCAGTTGCTTGTCTTAGAATCTTAGGGACATGAATTCTAAAGGTAAGATGAtttttactactactactattattactactactattattattactactactactactactatttattattattattattattattattattattattattattagtagtagtagtagtagtagtagtagtagtagtaacagcaATAACAACTTGCATAGACTAAATGAGACAGGTATAGCCAAAATGTAACAAACTACTGTGACAGAAAACATGAACATCCAAAAACAGAAACCATCACAACACTCCATGAAGACCTGTGTTCTTTGTGGTGGTAGTAGTAAAcagtattgtattgtattgtgcgtgtgtgtgtgtgtgtgtgtgtgtgtgtgtgcgatttttatatatatatatatatatatatatatatatatatatatatatatatatatatatatatacatacacatatacacacacacacacacgttttttatgtatatatagctAAATACAACAAATAGTATATTTGAATACAATATAGTATTGTCTTGTTTCTCTTTGAATGTAGGCTTTTGAGCATATGAGAGTACCATAGTTTAGCAATTTAGGGAGAAGCATCGCTTCTGACTGTATGTCTGGTTGAAAGGCTTCCTGCCCCCTGAGAGGATTTGCCAGAATAAAAGGACATGAGAGGAGATTGTCGTCTTTAATGTAACTCAGTACTTTCATTTTCCAGCTAAAAACAGTTGATCAAATGTAAACCCTTACAGCTGACCCTTGTACATCACTTGAAATAAATCAAGTCTTACTCAATATAGCTAGACAATGATAGTTTGCACTGCATTCTTGCAGTAACTTCATTTTGCACACTTTACTTGAGCGTTCAAATCCAGAGCcttattgttttaattgcaTGGCTTGACCTGCATGTAATTtattgagtgtttttttttttttttatgtatttgaagTAATATACATTGTGTGCTTTATCGTATAAACTTTTTTTCACGCCTTTCTATGCAATGCGCTTTAAA is a window of Electrophorus electricus isolate fEleEle1 chromosome 3, fEleEle1.pri, whole genome shotgun sequence DNA encoding:
- the im:7151449 gene encoding complement decay-accelerating factor isoform X4, whose amino-acid sequence is MISPKFRCWTLFLPLLAFISSGKAECTKPKLEGNVVLTDEANLKNEFLDESDVTLECANGYVLDHGSDRITCMGGTWSKQELICKKKDCGMPRPVANMQYGIPNGTLFGAFIKPYCDRGYDLQGSSYRQCLANGWTGRSMCFLKKCAKPTEIHNGMIINHSNKELPDFQDVIQYSCHENYILEGNSSIVCQENGEYSSPPPQCRGKREPASEPTESTPSNFYTNSTLPRLGNESDLRELESTESTLTESTTSNLSAISTPPESQGMVEEASFGQFLTEVFGIVFGILILGPGILYAIYRHLKRKGSYDTGEALRTKEELLQKHSL
- the im:7151449 gene encoding complement decay-accelerating factor isoform X2: MISPKFRCWTLFLPLLAFISSGKAECTKPKLEGNVVLTDEANLKNEFLDESDVTLECANGYVLDHGSDRITCMGGTWSKQELICKKKDCGMPRPVANMQYGIPNGTLFGAFIKPYCDRGYDLQGSSYRQCLANGWTGRSMCFLKKCAKPTEIHNGMIINHSNKELPDFQDVIQYSCHENYILEGNSSIVCQENGEYSSPPPQCRGKREPASEPTESTPSNFYTNSTLPRLGNESDLRELESTESTLTESTTSNLSAISTPPESQGMVEEASFGQFLKVFGIVFGILILPSCVFLEYQLCSGHNCVGPGILYAIYRHLKRKGSYDTGEALRTKEELLQKHSL
- the im:7151449 gene encoding complement decay-accelerating factor isoform X5 is translated as MISPKFRCWTLFLPLLAFISSGKAECTKPKLEGNVVLTDEANLKNEFLDESDVTLECANGYVLDHGSDRITCMGGTWSKQELICKKKDCGMPRPVANMQYGIPNGTLFGAFIKPYCDRGYDLQGSSYRQCLANGWTGRSMCFLKKCAKPTEIHNGMIINHSNKELPDFQDVIQYSCHENYILEGNSSIVCQENGEYSSPPPQCRGKREPASEPTESTPSNFYTNSTLPRLGNESDLRELESTESTLTESTTSNLSAISTPPESQGMVEEASFGQFLKVFGIVFGILILGPGILYAIYRHLKRKGSYDTGEALRTKEELLQKHSL
- the im:7151449 gene encoding complement decay-accelerating factor isoform X7, whose product is MISPKFRCWTLFLPLLAFISSGKAECTKPKLEGNVVLTDEANLKNEFLDESDVTLECANGYVLDHGSDRITCMGGTWSKQELICKKKDCGMPRPVANMQYGIPNGTLFGAFIKPYCDRGYDLQGSSYRQCLANGWTGRSMCFLKKCAKPTEIHNGMIINHSNKELPDFQDVIQYSCHENYILEGNSSIVCQENGEYSSPPPQCRGKREPASEPTESTPSNFYTNSTLPRLGNESDLRELESTESTLTESTTSNLSAISTPPESQGMVEEASFGQFLKVFGIVFGILICPGILYAIYRHLKRKGSYDTGEALRTKEELLQKHSL
- the im:7151449 gene encoding complement decay-accelerating factor isoform X1, which gives rise to MISPKFRCWTLFLPLLAFISSGKAECTKPKLEGNVVLTDEANLKNEFLDESDVTLECANGYVLDHGSDRITCMGGTWSKQELICKKKDCGMPRPVANMQYGIPNGTLFGAFIKPYCDRGYDLQGSSYRQCLANGWTGRSMCFLKKCAKPTEIHNGMIINHSNKELPDFQDVIQYSCHENYILEGNSSIVCQENGEYSSPPPQCRGKREPASEPTESTPSNFYTNSTLPRLGNESDLRELESTESTLTESTTSNLSAISTPPESQGMVEEASFGQFLTEVFGIVFGILILPSCVFLEYQLCSGHNCVGPGILYAIYRHLKRKGSYDTGEALRTKEELLQKHSL
- the im:7151449 gene encoding complement decay-accelerating factor isoform X6, whose translation is MISPKFRCWTLFLPLLAFISSGKAECTKPKLEGNVVLTDEANLKNEFLDESDVTLECANGYVLDHGSDRITCMGGTWSKQELICKKKDCGMPRPVANMQYGIPNGTLFGAFIKPYCDRGYDLQGSSYRQCLANGWTGRSMCFLKKCAKPTEIHNGMIINHSNKELPDFQDVIQYSCHENYILEGNSSIVCQENGEYSSPPPQCRGKREPASEPTESTPSNFYTNSTLPRLGNESDLRELESTESTLTESTTSNLSAISTPPESQGMVEEASFGQFLTEVFGIVFGILICPGILYAIYRHLKRKGSYDTGEALRTKEELLQKHSL
- the im:7151449 gene encoding sushi, von Willebrand factor type A, EGF and pentraxin domain-containing protein 1 isoform X3: MISPKFRCWTLFLPLLAFISSGKAECTKPKLEGNVVLTDEANLKNEFLDESDVTLECANGYVLDHGSDRITCMGGTWSKQELICKKKDCGMPRPVANMQYGIPNGTLFGAFIKPYCDRGYDLQGSSYRQCLANGWTGRSMCFLKKCAKPTEIHNGMIINHSNKELPDFQDVIQYSCHENYILEGNSSIVCQENGEYSSPPPQCRGKREPASEPTESTPSNFYTNSTLPRLGNESDLRELESTESTLTESTTSNLSAISTPPESQGMVEEASFGQFLTEVFGIVFGILILPSCVFLEYQLCSGHNCGPGILYAIYRHLKRKGSYDTGEALRTKEELLQKHSL